The window TTTTACTGATAAAAAATTCCTGTATATATTCTTTGTTGGCACTACTTTTGAGAAATTTATTCAGCCGCTCCTCTATCTTTTCTTCGGTTTTTGCTATTTGATTTCGTATACGCTTTAACTCTCTGCTCGCTTCAGAATCCACCATATTCCCTCTAATAGAAGCATTAATCGTTTCTTCAATAGTCGTAAACTCCATCATGGAATAAGCATAAGAATGAAGAATAGGGGCAAAAAATTCTTTACCTAACATGAATTTCTTAATCATCCTACATCCTCTTAAGAAATCCGATATTGCTACTAACTCAGAAGGCCCCAAAATCATCCCTTTTTCAAGTTTCTCCATGAGGTGACCAATATTGGAGATACCCTTTAACGGTAGATGATTTTCTGCATCTAACAATTTTCTTGCTTCAGTCGTCTCGTTTAGTCTATTTCCTACTACTTTACTGTTTGGACTTGGGAAAAGATTATCTAATAATTCCTTCCCCAAACTACTAACGCAGTAGGATTTCACCATCTCTTTAAGTTCGTTATATTGTAATTTTTCATAGGTCATCGTATTCATTTACTTACCTCCACTAAGAATAATAAAAAAATGCCCGCAAAAAAGTTTCCTACCACTCCATTTTAAAAAAATGGATAGAAAGCTCCTGCGGGCATCTGCCAAGTATTTTAGACGAGGCATACAAATTGTTCACAAAAAGAGGCCAAGAAAAAGAGCGCAGCAGGACAAATCCCACCACGCTCTTCGTCCTAACATACATCATGTTAAACGAACTATGGAAAAGGAAGCAGTCTTCAGGTAGGTATCCACATTGAAAAACAATGTAGAACAAGGCGTACTAAATAAGCTGGTTAATCACCAGGTTTCTACACACCTTATTTAACTAATGGAAATTAGCTCATACCTACTTCAGACATACTTCACCACACCTTTTATTAGAATATTTCCACTATATCACCATTCAAAATAAGAGTCAATCGGGAATTATAATTGGTACACCTCTCCAGATAGTTGAATCCTTTAAAATCTCTCTCATCACAACTACCCTATTTTTTTATTGCTCCATAGACTTCTTCTGCTGCATGAAATCCGTCTTCAATAACTGTGCTTTCGAGATTGTCTATATTTACGGCAATTGGGGGTAGCAACACGGATGGTACTTCCTTCTTTCCATTATTAACTTGTTGATTGGCGATCACGGTTTCTCCCTTTGCCATGGCGACTGCTATTTCCGCTACTTTTTGGGTAAGGATTTGAATAGGCTTATAGACAGTCATTGTTTGTGTTCCAGTTACAATTCGTTGGACACCTGCAAGATCGGCGTCTTGTCCTGCTACTGGTATTTGACTAGCTAAGCCGTGGTCCTCGAGTGCTTGAATGGCGCCACCAGCTGTAGCATCATTCGCAGCAATTACTGCATCAATCTGACCATTAGTCGTACGAATAGCTTGCTCCATATTGGTCTGTGCATTTGCAGGAGTCCAATCCTTTGTCCACTGATCATAGACAACATGGATATCTCCACGCTCAATATACGGTTGTAACACCTTGAATACGCCATCTTTCAATAGATGGGCATTGTTGTCTGTAATGGCTCCTCCTATAAAGACATAGTTGCCCTTTGGGACAAGTGCTGTCATAGCCTCTGCCTGCATTTTGCCAACTTGCTCATTATCAAAGGATATGTACATATCTAGTTCTGCGTTTTTGACGAGACGATCATAGGCAATTACTTGAATTCCTGCTAGATGTGCTTTATGGACAATTGCCGCTGTAGCCGCCGCGTTATGAGGAACGATTACCAAGAGATCAATGCCGCTTTGGATGAGCGTCTCTGCTTGTGATATCTGTAACGCATCGTCCCCATTTGCAGCTACAATTTCTACTTCTGCTCCGAGGCCTTCTACAGCTGCTTTAAACAAGTCACGGTCTTTTAACCAACGTTCCTCCAGTAATGTATCCATGGAAAATCCAATTCGTACAGGGTCATCGTCTTTAATAACTGGGCTAACTTCTGGCTCAAGCGTTTTAGGTGCAGATGTCTCCGTACAGCCAAAAAGTAGCATGATTACTCCTAAAAGACATACGGCATTGATTTTACTTTTCATCTAACTCCCCCTCTACACTTCAGCTTTTTTGCTCCATAATGTTTTTCTATATTCCTTCGGAGACACTCCACACATTTTCTTAAATACCTTACTAAAATAATTTGGTTCATGGTACCCAATCTCAAAGGTAATTTCCTTTAAAC is drawn from Psychrobacillus sp. INOP01 and contains these coding sequences:
- the xylF gene encoding D-xylose ABC transporter substrate-binding protein; this encodes MKSKINAVCLLGVIMLLFGCTETSAPKTLEPEVSPVIKDDDPVRIGFSMDTLLEERWLKDRDLFKAAVEGLGAEVEIVAANGDDALQISQAETLIQSGIDLLVIVPHNAAATAAIVHKAHLAGIQVIAYDRLVKNAELDMYISFDNEQVGKMQAEAMTALVPKGNYVFIGGAITDNNAHLLKDGVFKVLQPYIERGDIHVVYDQWTKDWTPANAQTNMEQAIRTTNGQIDAVIAANDATAGGAIQALEDHGLASQIPVAGQDADLAGVQRIVTGTQTMTVYKPIQILTQKVAEIAVAMAKGETVIANQQVNNGKKEVPSVLLPPIAVNIDNLESTVIEDGFHAAEEVYGAIKK